The Longimicrobiaceae bacterium genome contains the following window.
CAGATTCTCATCCGCCGCCCTGCCTCCGCGGACGTGTGCTCCACCGCGAGGGGATCGTAGATGCGGATCTCCCGCTCTGGCCTGGTGGGCTTCGGGAGATGCACGGCCTCGCATCCTTCAACCCCGCGCCGATACGTGCCGCCCCAGGCGATTCGGCGGATGTGCGGCGGACTACGGTTTCTTCCGCTCCGGTGCGGAGGGATTGCGGAAGCGTTCCAGGCTGATGCGCTCGGCTTCGAGCAGCGACGCGCGGAGCAGCTCCACGGCGTCGGAGACGACCAAGCCGGGGGCGACGGCGGCGGCGCGGCGGACGGCACTCTCCACCTCGGCGCGCAGGATGTCGTACTCGCGCTCCAGCGCCCGCTCGGTCCAGCCCAGCCGCCGCCGCGCCGCCCCGTGCAGATCGGCGATGGTGCGCTGGATGGCGCCGCCGTCGCGCATCAGGTCGCGCGGGTCGTGCGACTCCTCGCGGATCACCAGCTCCTGCGCGATGTCGCTGAGTATGGTGACCATGTGGTCTTCCAGCTCGGCCTGGCCCAGGCCGCGGGCCATGGGCGTGCCGGGGTCCGCGCGGAGCCGGTCGGCGTAGGTGCGCACCACCGCCGCGACGCCGCCGGTCTG
Protein-coding sequences here:
- a CDS encoding ATP-binding protein, producing GTGLGLAISRQLARLMGGDITVRSSLGKGSAFTLWLPAAEPPAAAADVQPAEGSRLAVIGTLLQTGGVAAVVRTYADRLRADPGTPMARGLGQAELEDHMVTILSDIAQELVIREESHDPRDLMRDGGAIQRTIADLHGAARRRLGWTERALEREYDILRAEVESAVRRAAAVAPGLVVSDAVELLRASLLEAERISLERFRNPSAPERKKP